In Thioalkalivibrio paradoxus ARh 1, the following are encoded in one genomic region:
- a CDS encoding proton-conducting transporter transmembrane domain-containing protein: MDWNALILFGVLATSLVASAVIFLLAEWRHTLRSVFNLAAAVLKLLLVVWIIWGVYQNIEYELRFTIIDGVDFILRADALGMMFVGLSSLLWLFTTIYAIGYLEDAPNRSRFFGFFSLCVASTVGIALAGNLFTFLLFYELLTLSTYPLVVHRGTRESLRAGQIYLYYTLGGGALLLFGVVALHVLVGDTEFVPGGVLSGLDPSLHPLLIGIFLMMVIGLGVKAALVPLHAWLPMAMVAPAPVSALLHAVAVVKAGAFGIARVVYDVYGIEFAFSLGLLGPLAVAAAITILYGSFRALAQDDLKKRLAFSTVSQVSYIVLGITLFGPVGTLGGLVHLLHQGLMKITLFFCAGNYAETLGVHKISELDGAGQRMPATSVAFTLGAFGMIGIPPMAGFISKWYLGMGALQANMNWVLAVLILSSLLNAAYFLPILYRIWFRTRDKPWCEEKALGRHETTLWLLIPTLATAGFALIAGLFAGMPFSPLYWADLIVSREYLQ, translated from the coding sequence ATGGACTGGAACGCGCTGATCCTGTTCGGGGTGCTCGCGACGTCGCTGGTGGCGTCGGCGGTGATCTTCCTGCTCGCCGAGTGGCGGCACACGCTGCGCAGCGTGTTCAACCTCGCCGCCGCGGTGCTGAAACTGCTGCTGGTCGTCTGGATCATCTGGGGCGTCTACCAGAACATCGAATACGAACTGCGGTTCACGATCATCGACGGCGTCGACTTCATCCTGCGCGCCGACGCGCTGGGGATGATGTTCGTCGGCCTGTCGTCGCTGCTGTGGCTGTTCACCACCATCTACGCGATCGGCTATCTCGAGGATGCCCCGAACCGCAGCCGCTTCTTCGGCTTCTTCAGCCTCTGCGTGGCCAGCACCGTCGGCATCGCGCTGGCCGGCAACCTGTTCACCTTCCTGCTGTTCTACGAACTGCTGACGCTGTCGACCTACCCGCTGGTGGTCCACCGGGGCACGCGCGAATCGCTGCGCGCCGGGCAGATCTACCTGTACTACACGCTCGGTGGCGGCGCACTGCTGCTGTTCGGGGTCGTGGCATTGCACGTGCTCGTCGGCGACACCGAGTTCGTGCCCGGAGGCGTGCTGTCCGGGCTGGATCCGTCGCTGCACCCGCTGCTGATCGGCATCTTTCTGATGATGGTGATCGGCCTGGGCGTGAAAGCGGCATTGGTCCCGTTGCACGCCTGGCTGCCGATGGCAATGGTCGCGCCAGCCCCGGTCAGCGCGCTGCTGCATGCGGTTGCGGTGGTCAAGGCGGGCGCCTTCGGCATCGCGCGGGTGGTCTACGACGTCTACGGAATCGAGTTCGCGTTCTCGCTCGGACTGCTCGGGCCACTCGCGGTGGCCGCGGCGATCACGATCCTGTACGGCTCGTTCCGAGCGCTGGCGCAGGACGACCTGAAGAAGCGGCTGGCGTTTTCGACGGTCAGCCAGGTGTCGTACATCGTGCTCGGCATCACGCTGTTCGGGCCGGTGGGCACGCTCGGCGGACTGGTGCATCTGCTGCACCAGGGCCTGATGAAGATCACATTGTTCTTCTGCGCCGGGAATTACGCCGAAACGCTGGGCGTGCACAAGATCAGCGAGCTCGACGGCGCCGGCCAGCGGATGCCGGCGACCAGCGTCGCGTTCACACTCGGCGCCTTCGGCATGATCGGCATCCCGCCGATGGCGGGCTTCATCAGCAAGTGGTACCTGGGCATGGGCGCGCTGCAGGCGAACATGAACTGGGTGCTCGCGGTGCTGATCCTGAGCAGCCTGCTGAACGCGGCCTACTTCCTGCCGATCCTGTACCGCATCTGGTTCCGCACGCGTGACAAGCCGTGGTGCGAGGAGAAGGCGCTCGGGCGCCACGAGACGACGCTCTGGCTGCTGATCCCGACGCTCGCGACCGCGGGCTTCGCGCTGATCGCTGGGCTATTCGCGGGAATGCCGTTCAGCCCGCTGTACTGGGCCGACCTGATCGTCAGCCGCGAGTACCTGCAATGA
- a CDS encoding complex I subunit 5 family protein, with translation MIGLWSVPLLFALPLALGILTVLATPAWRPRLSLAGLPLLVVVTGAVFLDLVWSGPGVYRLGDWPAPLGINLNLDGLAAGMVVMTTLIAVLCAVYARSYLRDYPASASFFWPLFWFLWAGMNGIWLAEDIFNLYVGLEVMGLAAVGMVALRATPQALAAAMRYLLAALLGSLAYLLGVALLYGAYGTLSMAGLQQAAADNPTTQVALALIILGLLLKTALFPLHAWLPPAHGGALTPVSALLSALVVKGSFYILLRLWLVLGPEVTPLFTAQLLGVLGAGAVFYGGWMAWRQHQLKQLVAYSTVAQIGYLFLFFPLVTGTGPEAARLAWDGTLMMLIAHALAKAALFLSAGNLILAVGSAQIGHLVGISRFRPLSLFSFGLAGVSLMGLPPSGGFTGKWLLLHSAILSGQWWWLIVLFLGGLLSAAYIFKVFRMSFREGPQIDRSVPPPLTMDVAAMILAASAILIGLTAHLPLHWLRAGALLGTG, from the coding sequence GTGATCGGGCTGTGGTCCGTGCCGCTGCTGTTCGCGCTGCCGCTGGCGCTCGGCATCCTGACCGTGCTGGCGACACCGGCGTGGCGACCGCGGCTGTCGCTGGCCGGGCTGCCGCTGCTTGTGGTCGTGACCGGCGCAGTTTTCCTGGATCTCGTGTGGTCGGGTCCCGGGGTCTACCGGCTCGGCGACTGGCCTGCTCCGCTCGGGATCAACCTGAACCTCGACGGGCTCGCCGCGGGCATGGTCGTGATGACGACGCTGATCGCGGTCCTCTGCGCGGTTTATGCACGGTCCTACCTGCGCGACTATCCGGCCTCCGCAAGCTTCTTCTGGCCGCTGTTCTGGTTCCTGTGGGCCGGGATGAACGGCATCTGGCTGGCCGAGGACATCTTCAACCTCTACGTCGGGCTGGAGGTGATGGGACTCGCCGCGGTCGGGATGGTCGCGTTGCGGGCCACTCCGCAGGCACTCGCGGCCGCGATGCGCTACCTGCTCGCGGCACTGCTCGGTTCGCTGGCCTATCTGCTCGGCGTCGCGTTGCTCTACGGCGCCTACGGCACGCTTTCGATGGCCGGGCTGCAACAGGCGGCCGCCGACAATCCCACCACCCAGGTCGCGCTGGCGCTGATCATCCTCGGCCTGCTGCTGAAGACCGCGCTGTTTCCGCTACACGCCTGGCTGCCGCCCGCGCACGGGGGCGCGCTGACCCCGGTCAGTGCGCTGCTCTCGGCGCTGGTGGTCAAGGGCTCGTTCTACATCCTGCTACGCCTGTGGCTGGTGCTCGGACCCGAGGTCACGCCGCTGTTCACCGCCCAGCTGCTCGGGGTACTCGGCGCCGGCGCGGTGTTCTACGGCGGCTGGATGGCCTGGCGCCAGCACCAGCTCAAGCAACTCGTCGCCTACTCGACCGTGGCCCAGATCGGCTACCTGTTCCTGTTCTTCCCGCTGGTCACCGGCACCGGCCCCGAGGCGGCTCGGCTGGCCTGGGACGGCACCTTGATGATGCTGATCGCGCACGCGCTGGCCAAGGCCGCGCTGTTCCTCAGTGCCGGCAACCTGATCCTCGCAGTGGGCAGTGCGCAGATCGGCCACCTGGTCGGGATCAGCCGCTTCCGGCCGCTGTCGCTGTTCAGCTTCGGGCTGGCCGGCGTCAGCCTGATGGGCCTGCCGCCCAGCGGCGGCTTCACCGGCAAGTGGCTGCTGCTGCACAGCGCGATCCTCAGCGGCCAGTGGTGGTGGCTGATCGTGCTGTTCCTCGGTGGACTGCTGAGCGCGGCCTACATCTTCAAGGTGTTCCGCATGTCGTTCCGTGAAGGGCCGCAGATCGACCGCTCGGTCCCGCCGCCGCTGACGATGGACGTCGCCGCGATGATCCTGGCGGCCAGCGCGATCCTGATCGGTCTGACCGCGCATCTGCCGCTGCACTGGCTGCGGGCCGGCGCACTGCTGGGTACCGGCTGA
- a CDS encoding Na+/H+ antiporter subunit C, whose protein sequence is MSGALAFAWSGVLLFGLGLFGFIMHRHLLRRLLAFNIMGSGSFLVLVGLAQDGRGVDPVPHAMVITGIVVAVASTALALVVFRRWYRASGRTDLPEDT, encoded by the coding sequence GTGAGCGGAGCGCTGGCGTTCGCCTGGTCCGGTGTGCTGCTGTTCGGGCTCGGGCTGTTCGGCTTCATCATGCACCGGCACCTGCTGCGGCGGCTGCTGGCGTTCAACATCATGGGCAGCGGCAGCTTCCTGGTGCTGGTCGGCCTGGCCCAGGACGGCCGCGGCGTCGACCCGGTACCGCACGCGATGGTGATCACCGGCATCGTGGTCGCGGTCGCGTCGACCGCGCTGGCGCTGGTCGTGTTCCGGCGCTGGTACCGGGCCAGCGGGCGCACCGACCTGCCGGAGGACACGTGA